A DNA window from Comamonas sp. 26 contains the following coding sequences:
- a CDS encoding polysaccharide biosynthesis/export family protein encodes MQRFIAHTCISSAVAVLLTGLVPAQAQISQAGSRQDTSASSVDPFQINQALGLLPSGGTSSDASASRSGAAVPMQAPVLPQAPQTADYTANLNSDVFGANLFTGNFARAGATQFNPDYLVTVGDRIHLRLWGGFTFDSVAAVDPQGNIFLPQVGPIKVLGIANKNLQQQVEAAVRRIFRANVYSYASLAAAQPVRIFVGGNVMRPGLYNGTSMDSLLNYLDQAGGIDPERGSFLTVQVKRGSSVRATFNLYDFLLKGQLPLLQLNDGDVIFVPPIANRVRVSGLVNNAKRFEFSRGSETVAELMQLAKPQAQATHVRIARNTGTVKNTEYYPLQEANALVLQNGDELEFTADKKPGTITVRVEGEHMNSQEYVLPYGTRLGSLMQSIQTSADAEPESIQLFRQSVKDRQKEMLATSLRSLETALLTARSGSVDEARLRQEEANLALQWVERAKKVEPTGQVQIAQARQRDNMLLENGDVIRIPRKDGLVLVSGEVLFPNAVAFDGSLSLKEYIDRAGGFTQSADNARVVVAHRDGAFQQVDTSKLFSDASIKAGDQILVLPRVDEKKRQFWKDMTQIMYQIAISAKVVLGL; translated from the coding sequence ATGCAACGTTTTATCGCGCATACCTGTATCAGTTCGGCAGTCGCGGTGCTGCTGACTGGTTTGGTACCGGCTCAGGCACAGATCTCTCAAGCTGGTTCACGTCAGGACACATCGGCGTCCAGTGTTGATCCTTTCCAGATCAATCAGGCGCTGGGCTTGTTGCCTTCTGGCGGGACTTCCAGCGATGCTTCGGCAAGCCGTTCTGGCGCTGCTGTCCCAATGCAAGCACCGGTGTTGCCGCAAGCACCCCAGACCGCTGACTACACGGCAAACCTTAATAGCGATGTGTTTGGCGCCAACCTGTTTACCGGCAACTTTGCACGTGCGGGGGCAACCCAGTTCAACCCCGATTATCTGGTGACGGTGGGTGACCGTATCCATTTGCGGTTGTGGGGTGGTTTTACCTTTGATAGCGTGGCCGCTGTCGACCCACAGGGAAATATCTTCCTGCCTCAGGTCGGGCCGATCAAGGTGCTTGGCATTGCCAACAAGAATCTGCAGCAACAGGTAGAGGCCGCTGTACGCCGTATATTCCGCGCCAATGTCTATAGCTATGCCAGCCTGGCTGCAGCCCAGCCGGTGCGCATTTTTGTGGGCGGCAATGTCATGCGCCCGGGCCTGTACAACGGCACCAGCATGGACAGCCTGCTCAACTATCTGGATCAGGCGGGCGGCATCGACCCTGAGCGGGGCAGCTTTCTGACTGTACAGGTCAAGCGCGGCAGTTCCGTGCGTGCAACTTTCAATCTCTATGACTTTCTGCTCAAAGGCCAGTTGCCGCTGCTGCAGCTTAATGATGGTGATGTGATCTTTGTCCCCCCCATTGCCAACCGGGTGCGCGTATCGGGTCTTGTAAACAATGCCAAGCGCTTTGAGTTTTCCCGTGGCTCCGAAACAGTGGCTGAGTTGATGCAACTGGCCAAGCCTCAAGCCCAGGCAACCCATGTGCGTATTGCTCGCAATACCGGAACCGTGAAGAACACGGAGTACTACCCGCTGCAGGAAGCCAATGCATTAGTACTGCAAAACGGCGATGAGCTGGAATTCACAGCAGACAAAAAGCCCGGCACCATTACCGTGCGTGTCGAAGGCGAGCATATGAATTCGCAGGAATATGTGCTGCCGTATGGAACCCGGCTTGGGTCTCTGATGCAGAGCATTCAGACCTCGGCAGACGCCGAGCCTGAAAGCATCCAGCTCTTCCGCCAGAGTGTGAAGGATCGCCAGAAGGAAATGCTGGCCACCAGCTTGCGCAGCCTGGAAACGGCGCTGCTTACAGCACGCAGCGGCAGTGTCGACGAAGCCCGTCTGCGTCAGGAAGAAGCAAACTTGGCACTGCAGTGGGTAGAGCGTGCCAAGAAGGTCGAGCCCACAGGTCAGGTGCAAATCGCCCAAGCGCGTCAGCGCGACAACATGCTGCTGGAAAACGGCGATGTCATTCGCATACCGCGCAAGGATGGTCTGGTGCTGGTCAGTGGGGAAGTTCTCTTTCCCAATGCCGTGGCATTCGATGGCTCTTTAAGCCTCAAGGAATATATTGATCGCGCAGGCGGTTTTACCCAATCAGCAGATAACGCTCGAGTGGTTGTGGCTCATCGTGATGGAGCTTTCCAACAAGTTGATACAAGCAAGCTGTTTTCTGATGCTTCTATCAAGGCAGGTGATCAGATTCTAGTATTGCCTCGGGTGGATGAGAAAAAACGCCAATTCTGGAAAGATATGACGCAAATCATGTACCAGATAGCTATCAGTGCGAAGGTTGTTCTTGGCTTATGA
- a CDS encoding Lrp/AsnC family transcriptional regulator produces the protein MEYRLDETDRQLLRLLQTNARASTAHLARQMNLARTTVVARIAKLEQEGVIAGYGVRLGSRMEQSAVRAYCGIRVLPKTATSVMQALNRFTEVEEVSAVSGQYDYMVFVRCESNEKLDALLDRIGLIDGIQQTYTSVVLSRKIDRRTTAEVVGETPAS, from the coding sequence ATGGAATATCGACTGGATGAAACGGATCGCCAGCTGCTGCGTTTGCTGCAGACCAATGCGCGTGCATCTACTGCACATTTGGCGCGGCAGATGAATCTGGCGCGCACGACCGTGGTTGCGCGAATCGCCAAGCTGGAGCAAGAAGGTGTGATCGCCGGTTATGGCGTTCGCTTGGGCTCACGCATGGAACAGTCAGCGGTGCGTGCCTATTGCGGTATTCGTGTACTTCCCAAGACAGCGACTTCCGTCATGCAGGCGCTCAACCGCTTTACCGAGGTGGAAGAGGTATCTGCCGTCAGCGGCCAGTACGATTACATGGTGTTTGTGCGCTGCGAGAGCAATGAAAAGCTGGATGCGCTGCTTGACCGTATCGGCTTGATTGATGGCATTCAGCAAACGTATACCTCGGTGGTGCTGAGCCGCAAGATTGATCGCCGTACCACGGCCGAAGTGGTGGGCGAGACGCCTGCTTCCTGA
- a CDS encoding 6-hydroxymethylpterin diphosphokinase MptE-like protein has product MMFFKNKSMLRNHHKGERVFILGNGPSIKEEDLSFLKNEVSIGINASTLLEKDWGFTQDYYCVSDARFINHPEKRSLATNLLSKKTKRFIRADLRDSDDPSLRGSTFYVPHLLRDGFSKNLAVGYYYGSTTTMLAIQIAYHLGFQDVYLLGVDLRYSGENPRFYKESSVQLEDSFTSVQLMNIAKAGEIFREESRGLYICSKNSFLRPYLPYVNLGDKI; this is encoded by the coding sequence ATGATGTTCTTCAAAAATAAATCCATGTTAAGGAATCATCATAAAGGTGAGAGAGTCTTTATTTTAGGCAATGGCCCTTCAATCAAGGAAGAAGATCTTTCCTTTCTGAAGAATGAAGTTTCAATTGGTATAAATGCGTCTACCCTCCTGGAGAAAGATTGGGGATTTACGCAAGATTATTATTGTGTTTCTGATGCAAGATTTATAAATCATCCTGAAAAAAGATCGCTTGCAACAAATCTTTTGTCTAAGAAGACTAAGAGATTTATCCGGGCTGATTTGAGAGATTCAGATGATCCAAGTTTGAGGGGGTCAACATTTTATGTGCCTCACTTATTGAGAGATGGTTTTTCAAAGAATCTCGCTGTTGGCTATTATTATGGTAGCACAACAACAATGTTGGCTATTCAAATCGCATATCATCTCGGGTTTCAGGATGTGTACCTTTTGGGTGTTGATCTCAGGTACAGTGGAGAGAATCCGAGATTTTATAAGGAGAGTAGCGTTCAACTCGAAGATTCGTTTACATCTGTCCAGCTTATGAATATTGCAAAGGCGGGAGAGATATTTAGAGAAGAATCTAGAGGTCTATATATTTGTTCTAAAAATTCATTTTTGCGCCCATATCTACCATATGTTAATTTAGGCGACAAAATATGA
- a CDS encoding chain-length determining protein, producing MAASQAMDFGSLLAGGDGISRADQMLLRDRLLSVDMLLQLDKDLNLREHYSSHDHDILSRMFFHDASLEFFHKHFLSRVSVEYDEYAGVLVIQAQAYDAEMAQKITKALVHEGERYMNALGHQLAQEQVNFLEKQVKERGEHALNARQRVLSFQNAKGLISPQSAAENLAGVVNKLEEQLTELSARKTALLGYLAPTAPAVVEVDLQIQAVEKQIKTEKARLTSAKGQSLNKTVEEYQRLELEAQFQQDAYKSALVALEKGRVEATRTLKKVLVLQSPSMPEYPMRPRRLYNIATFILGALLLAGLVQLLASIVRDHRD from the coding sequence ATGGCTGCTTCGCAGGCTATGGATTTTGGTTCGCTATTGGCTGGTGGTGATGGAATCTCCCGTGCGGATCAGATGTTGCTGCGCGACAGATTGCTGTCCGTCGATATGTTGCTGCAACTGGATAAGGACCTGAATCTACGCGAGCACTACAGCAGCCACGATCACGACATTCTTTCTCGCATGTTCTTCCATGATGCATCGCTGGAGTTCTTTCACAAGCATTTTTTGTCGCGTGTAAGCGTTGAGTACGACGAATATGCAGGGGTGCTGGTCATCCAGGCTCAGGCCTACGATGCAGAAATGGCCCAGAAGATCACCAAGGCACTGGTGCATGAGGGCGAGCGCTATATGAATGCGCTGGGCCACCAATTGGCTCAGGAGCAGGTGAACTTTCTCGAAAAGCAGGTCAAGGAGCGCGGTGAGCATGCACTGAACGCGCGTCAGCGCGTGCTGTCTTTCCAGAATGCCAAGGGTCTGATTTCGCCCCAGTCTGCCGCCGAGAATCTGGCCGGCGTGGTCAACAAGCTTGAAGAGCAGCTGACCGAACTCAGTGCCCGCAAGACGGCGCTGCTGGGCTATCTCGCGCCTACAGCGCCCGCCGTTGTGGAAGTTGATCTTCAAATCCAGGCCGTGGAAAAGCAGATCAAAACGGAAAAAGCACGTTTGACCAGTGCCAAGGGGCAGTCGTTGAACAAGACCGTAGAAGAGTATCAGCGCCTGGAACTGGAGGCCCAGTTTCAACAGGATGCCTATAAGAGCGCCCTGGTGGCCTTGGAAAAAGGCCGTGTGGAGGCAACGCGTACTTTGAAAAAGGTGCTTGTGCTGCAAAGCCCGTCGATGCCTGAATATCCAATGCGGCCCCGTCGCCTCTACAACATCGCCACCTTTATTCTGGGTGCCTTGCTGCTGGCAGGGTTGGTGCAATTGCTTGCTTCTATCGTGCGCGACCACCGCGACTGA
- a CDS encoding heavy metal-binding domain-containing protein, whose protein sequence is MIVTTTPNIEGKRIIRYCGVVAGEAILGANVFKDFFAGIRDIVGGRSGTYERELQKAREIALKELEQRASEAGANAVVGVDLDFEVLGQGNGMLMVSASGTAVVVE, encoded by the coding sequence ATGATTGTGACAACCACTCCCAATATCGAAGGCAAGCGCATCATCCGCTACTGCGGCGTGGTGGCTGGCGAGGCGATTCTGGGTGCGAATGTATTCAAAGACTTCTTTGCGGGCATTCGTGACATCGTCGGCGGCCGTTCTGGCACCTATGAGCGAGAGCTGCAAAAGGCGCGCGAAATAGCGCTCAAGGAACTGGAGCAGCGCGCCTCAGAAGCCGGGGCGAATGCCGTGGTGGGTGTGGACCTGGACTTTGAAGTGCTGGGGCAGGGCAATGGCATGCTGATGGTGTCCGCCAGCGGAACTGCCGTGGTGGTCGAGTAA
- the kdsA gene encoding 3-deoxy-8-phosphooctulonate synthase — protein sequence MTKVSVRKIDIGNSLDFTLFGGVNVLEDLDFALKCAEHYVKVTSKLGIPYVFKASFDKANRSSIHSYRGPGLEEGLRIFEAVKKEFGVPVITDVHEPWQAAPVAEVVDVLQLPAFLARQTDLVVALAKTGKPINIKKPQFLSPSQVLNIVEKFKEAGNDQLMLCDRGTCFGYDNLVVDMLGFGVMKKVTGDLPIIFDVTHALQQRDPGAGASGGRRQQIVDLARAGMATGLAGLFLEAHPDPDKAKCDGPSALPLDKLEPFLAQVKAVDDLVKSFEPLVID from the coding sequence ATGACTAAAGTTTCAGTCCGAAAAATTGATATAGGTAATTCTCTAGATTTCACACTGTTTGGTGGAGTTAATGTCCTGGAAGATTTGGACTTTGCACTGAAGTGCGCCGAACACTACGTCAAAGTAACTTCAAAGCTGGGCATTCCCTATGTTTTCAAAGCCAGCTTTGATAAAGCCAATCGATCGTCCATCCATTCCTATCGTGGCCCAGGTCTGGAAGAAGGTCTGAGGATTTTTGAGGCGGTAAAAAAAGAGTTCGGTGTTCCGGTGATTACCGATGTTCACGAGCCCTGGCAGGCGGCTCCCGTCGCTGAAGTGGTGGATGTTTTGCAGTTGCCCGCCTTTCTGGCACGCCAGACCGATCTGGTTGTAGCCCTGGCGAAGACAGGCAAGCCCATCAATATCAAGAAGCCTCAGTTTTTGAGCCCTTCCCAAGTGCTCAATATCGTCGAAAAATTCAAGGAAGCCGGTAACGACCAGTTGATGCTGTGTGACCGTGGCACCTGCTTTGGCTACGACAACCTGGTGGTGGACATGCTGGGCTTTGGCGTGATGAAGAAGGTGACCGGGGATCTGCCCATCATCTTTGACGTGACGCATGCGCTGCAGCAGCGCGACCCGGGTGCTGGTGCCTCGGGTGGCCGCCGTCAGCAGATTGTGGACCTGGCACGTGCGGGCATGGCGACAGGGCTTGCAGGCTTGTTCCTGGAGGCGCACCCGGACCCCGACAAAGCCAAGTGCGACGGCCCCAGCGCATTGCCCCTTGACAAGCTGGAGCCCTTCCTGGCCCAAGTGAAGGCAGTGGATGACTTGGTGAAGTCATTCGAGCCGCTAGTGATTGACTGA
- a CDS encoding glycosyltransferase family 4 protein gives MSIKIIHFSTSPLVGAPSKIAAAQRMLGFDAISVYENDYPQHGGLAGKFVEDSLKFNSGDDVQDGLLLNKLKHCDIVHVHNSISAELVSFIKRNACSARYIYHVHSPLREGPLYIERHDHLSLPFEKWLAVAQYQPRHYPKFIPVPNLVLSVPNFSPKKERELLRVMYTPTHKRGGRWNSKYSEALENAISSLSRNRKVEVITPEKPLHPALLMEVRKSCHVSIDEIATGAYHQVSLEGLCAGNVVINKADYFSKAMLSRFCGNESPPFVYADYDNIFDLLSELANSTERVNLIQKKSYEYFNNYLMPQKLVRLYIDIYNDVLQK, from the coding sequence ATGTCCATTAAAATAATACATTTTTCAACAAGCCCTCTTGTTGGTGCGCCATCCAAGATTGCTGCAGCGCAGAGAATGCTGGGATTCGATGCGATATCGGTTTATGAGAATGACTACCCTCAGCATGGAGGATTAGCTGGTAAATTTGTTGAGGATAGTTTGAAATTTAATTCTGGCGATGATGTCCAGGATGGCCTACTGCTAAATAAGCTTAAACATTGCGATATTGTTCACGTACATAATTCTATATCGGCTGAACTGGTAAGCTTTATAAAAAGAAATGCTTGCTCTGCAAGGTATATATATCACGTTCACTCTCCATTAAGAGAAGGTCCTTTATATATTGAGAGGCATGACCATCTTTCACTACCATTTGAAAAGTGGCTAGCAGTTGCTCAGTATCAGCCTCGGCATTATCCTAAATTTATACCGGTTCCCAATCTTGTACTCTCTGTTCCAAATTTTTCTCCCAAAAAGGAAAGAGAGTTGCTTCGAGTTATGTATACGCCTACCCACAAAAGAGGAGGGCGTTGGAACAGCAAGTATTCTGAAGCTTTAGAGAATGCTATTTCTAGTTTGAGCCGCAATAGAAAAGTGGAGGTAATAACGCCAGAAAAACCTCTTCATCCTGCACTATTGATGGAAGTGCGTAAAAGCTGTCATGTTTCTATTGATGAGATTGCAACAGGTGCTTATCATCAGGTTTCACTGGAAGGCCTTTGTGCGGGAAATGTTGTTATAAATAAGGCGGACTATTTTTCTAAAGCGATGCTTTCCAGATTTTGTGGAAATGAGAGTCCTCCGTTTGTTTATGCTGATTATGACAATATTTTTGATTTATTAAGTGAGCTTGCAAATAGCACAGAGAGGGTTAATTTAATTCAGAAGAAATCTTATGAATATTTTAACAACTATCTGATGCCGCAAAAATTGGTTCGACTTTATATAGATATTTATAATGATGTTCTTCAAAAATAA
- a CDS encoding ABC transporter permease has translation MDSAPSSGGVSTPRSSLAVTFAVWNALFLREAVARLSATRGAWVLILLEPVLHACFMLLLYTVLRTRTMAGADVAVWLVLGLTGYFTVQNVFQRSMGAVDANKALFAYRQVRPIDTVIVRAALETLMGLIILLALLLVLAFFGRTIIPEAPIESIFSFIGLILCALGVGLILSVLSDLVPEAANLVNFLFRPLYLLSGAIFPLSAIPIKYREWAFFNPFAHGLELLRSSFFPTYHASPEANFEYLYAFAACSIFLGLALQVRFSQRLRAQ, from the coding sequence TTGGACTCAGCCCCGTCTTCCGGTGGTGTTTCAACACCACGTAGTTCACTTGCCGTCACTTTTGCGGTCTGGAACGCACTTTTCCTGCGCGAAGCCGTTGCGCGCCTGAGCGCAACGCGCGGTGCCTGGGTGCTCATCCTGCTGGAGCCTGTGTTGCATGCATGCTTCATGTTGCTGTTGTACACAGTGTTGCGAACTCGCACCATGGCCGGTGCTGATGTGGCTGTGTGGCTGGTCCTAGGCCTGACTGGTTACTTCACGGTGCAGAACGTCTTCCAGCGATCAATGGGAGCAGTCGATGCCAACAAGGCGCTATTTGCCTATCGTCAGGTGCGCCCCATAGACACGGTGATTGTGCGTGCGGCCCTTGAAACGCTTATGGGTCTCATAATATTGCTGGCCTTGCTTCTGGTTTTGGCGTTTTTCGGCCGGACAATTATTCCTGAAGCACCAATCGAGTCAATATTCTCGTTTATAGGGCTGATTCTTTGTGCGCTCGGTGTAGGTCTCATTCTTTCTGTTCTCAGTGATTTGGTGCCTGAGGCGGCAAACTTGGTGAATTTTCTTTTTAGACCCTTGTACTTGCTTTCAGGGGCTATTTTCCCGTTGTCAGCTATTCCAATCAAGTATAGGGAATGGGCTTTTTTCAACCCATTTGCGCACGGCTTGGAACTACTAAGGAGTAGCTTTTTCCCTACATACCATGCCTCGCCCGAGGCTAATTTTGAATATCTTTATGCTTTTGCAGCCTGCTCTATATTTTTGGGGCTTGCATTGCAAGTGCGTTTTTCTCAACGGTTGAGAGCTCAATGA
- a CDS encoding ABC transporter ATP-binding protein produces MIIVNNVHKRYQTPHGAGRWILKGVNFTIPSNVSVGLIGRNGAGKSTLLNLIGGVDTPTRGTVERRCRVSWPMGYGGGLQGSLTGRQNAKFVCRLHGFDSLEAMTEKIAHIQDFAELGSSFDEPVRTYSSGMKSRLQFGLSLAFDFDVYISDEATSAGDASFKKKASDAFKRIADRSGLIMVAHSDGTLRQFCQAGIWLNDGQAHWFDDIEDALKNYKDSIST; encoded by the coding sequence ATGATTATCGTCAATAACGTGCACAAGCGTTATCAGACACCTCATGGTGCTGGCCGCTGGATTCTCAAGGGTGTGAATTTCACCATTCCTTCTAATGTCAGTGTTGGCTTAATCGGTCGTAATGGGGCGGGTAAATCTACATTGCTGAATTTGATCGGAGGCGTAGATACGCCTACTCGTGGAACGGTGGAGCGGCGTTGCCGTGTATCCTGGCCCATGGGCTATGGCGGTGGCCTGCAAGGTTCCTTGACTGGGCGGCAGAACGCAAAATTTGTCTGCCGTTTGCATGGGTTTGATTCATTGGAAGCCATGACGGAAAAAATTGCTCATATACAAGATTTTGCCGAACTGGGCTCATCCTTTGATGAGCCCGTTCGCACTTATTCATCTGGTATGAAGTCACGCCTGCAGTTCGGCCTGTCGCTGGCATTTGATTTTGATGTGTATATATCAGACGAGGCCACCTCCGCGGGCGATGCCTCGTTTAAGAAAAAAGCTTCCGATGCATTTAAGCGAATTGCCGATCGGTCTGGACTGATCATGGTGGCCCATAGTGATGGCACTTTACGTCAGTTTTGCCAAGCAGGTATCTGGCTGAATGATGGACAAGCTCACTGGTTTGACGATATCGAAGATGCTTTGAAGAATTACAAAGATAGTATTTCCACATGA
- the selD gene encoding selenide, water dikinase SelD, with translation MTSTITAAATPRLTSLSHGGGCGCKIAPGVLSELLAKSNLPKQFFPDLLVGTETADDAAVYKINDEQAIVATTDFFMPIVDDPYDFGRIAATNALSDIYAMGGTPLMALAIVGMPINVLPHDVIAKILEGGESVCRDAGIPLAGGHSIDSVEPIYGLVGIGIVNPKQMKRNADAKAGDVLILGKPLGVGILSAALKKNLLDDAGYRAMVDATTKLNRPGADLAKLEGVHALTDVTGFGLLGHGLELARGAQLSARIDSSKLPVLPGVQALADQGVITGASGRNWASYGENVQLASSVSSAQKALLTDPQTSGGLLVSCSLDSVEQVLQIFADSGFADAAVIGHMEAGEAKVFVD, from the coding sequence ATGACCTCAACCATCACCGCAGCGGCAACACCGCGCCTGACCTCTCTCTCCCATGGCGGCGGCTGCGGCTGCAAGATTGCGCCAGGCGTACTGTCTGAGTTGCTGGCCAAAAGCAATCTGCCCAAGCAGTTCTTTCCCGATCTACTGGTTGGCACCGAAACCGCTGACGATGCTGCCGTCTATAAGATCAATGACGAGCAGGCAATTGTGGCGACGACGGACTTTTTCATGCCCATCGTTGATGACCCATATGACTTTGGCCGCATCGCAGCGACGAACGCTCTGTCTGACATTTACGCCATGGGTGGCACGCCGCTGATGGCACTGGCCATTGTGGGTATGCCTATCAATGTGCTACCCCACGATGTAATTGCCAAGATTCTGGAAGGCGGAGAGTCCGTCTGCCGCGATGCAGGTATTCCACTGGCAGGTGGTCACTCGATTGACTCGGTCGAACCCATCTACGGCCTGGTGGGCATTGGCATCGTCAACCCCAAGCAGATGAAGCGTAACGCCGATGCCAAGGCAGGTGACGTGCTGATTCTGGGCAAACCCCTTGGCGTGGGCATTCTCTCTGCCGCACTCAAGAAAAATCTGCTGGACGATGCGGGCTATCGCGCCATGGTCGATGCCACCACCAAGCTCAACCGCCCTGGCGCTGATCTTGCCAAGCTGGAAGGCGTGCATGCACTGACCGATGTGACTGGTTTTGGCCTGCTGGGCCACGGGCTGGAGCTGGCGCGCGGTGCCCAGCTCAGCGCGCGTATTGATAGCAGCAAGCTACCCGTCTTGCCCGGCGTCCAGGCTTTGGCCGACCAAGGCGTAATCACCGGCGCATCGGGCCGCAACTGGGCCTCTTATGGTGAGAATGTTCAGCTGGCTTCCTCCGTAAGTAGCGCTCAGAAAGCGTTGCTGACCGATCCTCAGACTTCGGGGGGTCTGCTGGTTTCCTGCTCCCTCGACTCCGTGGAGCAAGTGCTGCAAATCTTTGCTGACAGCGGCTTTGCTGACGCCGCAGTGATCGGCCATATGGAAGCTGGTGAAGCTAAAGTCTTTGTAGACTAA
- a CDS encoding glycosyltransferase produces MNFPDLDYIPEVFSINEGEGVREFRVRLKEYVEKCDPSLIYIESPETLYATELISERYKIHIRLHGSREFGKLIQKLPLDKSNCKKEFHEIRRASVVSAPSLAALRSSEFLYEGNISAVIYPNPADVSHAKNHINRENKRDIDILFIGRWQNLKGIFYVNSIFNKFKNLNCVIASHSIDSIRKNLSSIAINSDAEKQSIYRRSKVVIIPSLFETASQVALEALVGGAKVVTWSHIGIREYVDHEIVSYAPPWDFEEFSRVTYDAVVNCGRPSNIDALLLKINKCFSDSVVYLMSENNIGKFYNSMPIVKEYGYDFISLYDDNGGCCMSDRGIIRSRKIKKLINNPYLFFRDAYKKKFPSLQMEKGSLVKPEGSPASTPAPVINKIKKDSEIENAIASSEFIHPNFLGYIGNYQKISLKDPCTKSKGWVTCIFYPAEHKDYSVVLGNRLSEFNDFSPFKSDRLNFIQYDNDVKISSFDLINKIDLKTKEKIGNIDFAIFINPDPVTLEAIRLCNENTRIISLYLRNSSIDNENAELICENTDAFLFFESCIYADFLYQNSRRSNSIDSYEKIPVFLRKIIQEIGPKKIDCLLPLINSDFDLDIINNDVRKYQGIVKLKDEDFHQGFSNNFSDYLHEFSSKVESLLVSESVYMRYRTLCEKIERGGSSAEFFEYALKDGFIFYVH; encoded by the coding sequence TTGAATTTTCCTGATTTGGATTATATCCCTGAGGTCTTCTCTATTAATGAAGGTGAGGGGGTCCGAGAATTCAGAGTCAGGCTTAAAGAGTATGTGGAAAAATGTGACCCATCTCTAATTTATATCGAAAGCCCTGAGACGTTATATGCTACAGAGTTAATTTCAGAACGATATAAGATACATATTCGGTTACATGGATCGAGGGAATTTGGCAAGCTAATACAGAAACTACCTTTAGATAAGAGTAATTGCAAAAAAGAATTTCATGAAATTAGACGAGCTTCGGTGGTTAGTGCGCCATCGCTAGCAGCGCTTAGATCGAGTGAGTTTCTTTATGAAGGCAATATTAGCGCTGTAATTTACCCAAACCCAGCTGATGTCTCTCATGCGAAAAATCATATAAATCGTGAAAATAAGAGAGATATAGATATTCTATTTATTGGTAGATGGCAGAATTTAAAAGGGATTTTTTATGTTAATTCCATCTTTAATAAATTCAAAAATTTAAATTGTGTAATAGCTTCACATAGCATTGATTCGATTCGAAAAAATCTCTCAAGCATCGCTATTAATAGTGATGCTGAGAAGCAGTCTATATATCGAAGATCAAAAGTGGTTATTATTCCGAGTCTTTTTGAAACTGCTTCGCAAGTAGCATTGGAAGCTTTAGTTGGGGGCGCTAAGGTTGTGACTTGGTCCCATATCGGAATAAGAGAGTATGTTGATCACGAGATAGTAAGCTATGCCCCTCCTTGGGACTTTGAAGAATTTTCTCGAGTTACATACGATGCCGTTGTGAATTGTGGGAGGCCATCAAATATAGATGCTCTCCTACTTAAGATAAACAAATGTTTTTCGGATTCAGTTGTTTATCTGATGTCTGAAAATAATATTGGCAAATTTTATAATTCAATGCCAATCGTGAAAGAGTATGGCTATGATTTTATTTCCTTATATGATGATAACGGAGGGTGTTGTATGAGTGACCGGGGAATCATAAGAAGTAGAAAGATAAAGAAATTGATCAATAATCCTTATCTCTTTTTCAGGGATGCATATAAGAAAAAATTTCCTTCTCTGCAAATGGAGAAAGGTTCATTGGTTAAGCCCGAGGGTAGCCCCGCATCAACGCCAGCACCTGTAATCAATAAAATTAAAAAAGATTCTGAAATTGAAAATGCTATTGCATCCAGTGAATTTATCCATCCTAATTTCCTTGGGTATATAGGTAATTACCAGAAAATATCTCTCAAAGATCCTTGTACGAAGAGTAAAGGCTGGGTCACTTGTATTTTTTATCCAGCTGAACATAAAGATTATTCAGTGGTTCTCGGAAACCGGTTGAGTGAGTTCAATGATTTTTCACCATTCAAAAGTGATCGCTTAAACTTTATTCAATATGACAATGATGTGAAAATATCATCATTTGATCTCATTAATAAAATTGATCTTAAGACGAAAGAAAAAATAGGAAATATAGATTTTGCGATATTTATTAATCCGGACCCTGTGACTCTAGAGGCAATAAGGCTATGCAATGAGAATACAAGAATAATAAGCCTTTACTTGAGGAATTCGTCAATCGATAACGAAAATGCTGAATTGATTTGCGAAAATACAGATGCATTTTTATTTTTTGAATCATGTATCTATGCTGATTTCCTCTACCAAAATTCACGGCGCTCTAACTCTATAGATTCTTATGAGAAAATTCCTGTTTTCTTGAGAAAAATAATTCAAGAAATAGGCCCTAAGAAAATTGATTGCCTTCTTCCTCTGATTAACTCTGATTTTGATTTGGATATCATTAATAATGATGTGCGGAAGTATCAAGGAATTGTAAAACTGAAGGATGAAGATTTTCATCAAGGGTTTTCTAACAACTTTAGTGATTATCTGCATGAATTTTCATCTAAGGTTGAGAGTTTGCTGGTGTCTGAGTCGGTTTATATGAGATATCGAACTCTTTGTGAAAAAATTGAACGGGGCGGAAGCTCTGCTGAGTTCTTTGAATATGCTTTGAAAGATGGGTTTATTTTCTATGTCCATTAA